The sequence CAACCTCGGTCACCGTGCCCAACCCGGAGGTCGACTCGAGGATCGCGCCGGGGAAGGCCGACGCGAGGGTGGCGGCCTCGGCTTCGTGCCCGGGGGAGAACCGGACGACCGTCTCGGCACTGGTGGCGGTGTAGTTGCCGACGTTGTAGATCTGAAAACCCTGTGCGGCCAGCGCGTCCGCGGTGGTCGCGGCCAGCCCCGATTCGCCGGAAGCGTTCGAAACCTGCACCGACACGCTGGTCGGGTCTACCGCGAAAACGGAGAGTGGTGCGCTCGGCGTCGGAGTGGGGGCGGAGGCTGCAGCCTCGATTGGTTCGGCCCGCTTCTCCCCGGGAAGCGGAGCGTCGTCGATGATGGCGCGGAAGATGGCCTTGATGTCATCGGTGCGGGGAATCTCGTTTCCCCAGTCGGTCGTTCCTGCGGTTGGGACCGTCAGGAAGGTGACCGCGCCGGCGTCGACGTTCTGCAGCGAACGGCCGAGTGTGACCAGGGACTTGGTGTCGATGTTCTCCACGAACGTGTCTCGGGTGAAGGCGTTGATGAACCCGTTGAGCTTGCCGGGGTTGAGGAGTACCTGACTGGACAGAGCTCCTCGGAGAAGCGCAGACAGGAACCGCTGCTGACGATTGATGCGGCCGTAGTCACCGTTGCCCTCCGCCTCCACGTGGCGGGCACGTACGAAGTTCAGCGCTGTCTTTCCGTCGAGCACCTGGGTGCCGGCCTCGGGAAGCACGGTGCCGAGGACGAAATCCTCGAGCGGCTGTGTGGTGCAGATCTTGACGCCACCGATCTCGTTGACCATCGACTCGAAACCGGCGAAGTCCATGCCGACGAAGTGGCCGATCTTCAGGCCCGACATCTTCTGGATCACCTTCACCAGACACTTCGGCCCGCCCAGGGCGTAGGTGGCATTCAGCTTGTCGCCCTCGGCGGAGGGGAACGTTTCCTCGGTGTACGTCCCGGTGGCGTTGTCCCAGCCCTGGCAGACCGGGCGCTCGACGTCGAGGTCGCGGGGAAAGGAGACCGCCACGACGCGGCTGCGATCAGCAGGAATGTTGACGAGCATCACGGTGTCGGCGCGCGAACCCTCGGCGTCCTCGACCGTTCCGGCGCCGATCGTGCCGCTGGCACCGGCTCGCGTGTCGGTGCCGACGATGAGATAGGTCTCGTCACCGGTCTGCCCACCTGCGTCGACGATATCCGTCGACTCGGTGTCGAGGGCGGCGATCTGGTCGAACTTGCCTTCGGTGGAACGCAGGTAGCCCCACACGATTCCTGTTCCGGCGAGCGCGATCACCGCCACCAACGCGACGAACGCTCGTCCCACCGCCCGCAGGCGGCGGCGTCGACGGCTCTTGCTCAACGCCAGACGAGTCAATCCCGGATTACCGACGACCTGAGGAGTCGCGGTGGTTTCGGCGTCCGCATACCAGCCGGTCTCTGCGTCGTCGGTGGCGAGTTGTGAGGGCGGAGGTGTGAACGTCGGCTCCGGTGGGGCGACGGCACCGGGTGGGGGATGTCGCTCGTCGACGGGGGCGATCGTCTCGGTCTTGTCCGGATCATCCGGTCGCTGTGGTTCGTCTCCGGCGACCTTCTTGACGAGGTCTGCAACGGAGAGGCCTTCGGTGGGTCCGCCGGCCGCGCGCCGGCCGATGCGCCCGCTGTCCTGGCGGATGGCGTCCGTGCGCTCGATCGGGGGACGACGGTCCGACGGAGCCGGACGTTCGGGAGGCCGCTGTTCCGGAGATGGCTGGCGTGGAGGCAGCCGACGTTGTCGTCCCGACTGCGCTTCCCGATAGCGTTGATCGGCGAGAGGGCGTTCCCAGGGGGCGCGCGATTCGGGCGCCGGGGCGTCCGAACTGTGATCATCACCCACCGATACAACCTGCCCTTTCCGCCGACCCGGACCTCCGTCGGGGCCGACGGATTCCAGTCATAGTACTTATCGAACGTCGGCGCTCCACTCGGGAAGCGATGCGACTCGCCCCCTGCTCCTAACCGCCCGAGTGCATCATGTCCGCTCCAGCCGGAACCAGGCAGTCCTCGGGATCGTCGAGCCAGCCCTCGGGGAGGGCCACGGTTCCCGGCGAGCCCTGGCGTCCCCGGGGTCCCTCGGCGTCCTTGGGGAAGGGGATCGACGGATCGAGCTGGGCGAGGAGCCCGTCGAGTTCGGTGAGGGTGCTGACGAGGGCCATGGCCACGCGCAGATCGGAGCCGGCCGGGAATCCGCGCAGATACCAGGAGACGTGTTTGCGCAGTTCCCGGAGGCCTTTGTCTTCGCCGTGGTGAGCGGCGAGGAGTTCGGCGTGCCTCCGGATGATGGTCGCGACCTCACCGAGGGTGGGCGGCGTCGGCAGTGGTAGTCCGTTCAATGCGGCGCTCAGCTCGGCGAACAGCCACGGCCTGCCGAGGCATCCGCGGCCGACGACGACGCCGTCGCACCCGGTCTGGTCCATCATGCGGGCCGCGTCCCCGGCGTCGAAGATGTCACCGTTTCCGAGCACCGGAACGTCCGTGACGTGTTCCTTGAGCCGCGCGATCTCGTTCCAGTCGGCCGTACCCGAGTACCGCTGGGACGCGGTGCGCGCGTGCAAGGCGACAGCGGCGGCGCCCTCGGCCGCGGCGATGCGGCCGGCGTCGAGATGCGTGTGGTGTTCTGCGTCGATGCCGACACGGAATTTCACCGTCACCGGGATGTCGGTGCCCTCGGTGGCCTTGACGGCGGCGGCGACGATCCGGCCGAACAGGTTGCGCTTGTACGGCAAGGCCGCGCCGCCACCTTTGCGTGTCACCTTGGGTACCGGGCAGCCGAAGTTCATGTCGATGTGGTCGGCCATGTTCTCGTCCACGATCATCTTGGCCGCCGCGTATGTCGTGTCGGGATCGACCGTGTACAGCTGCAGCGACCTCGGCGTCTCCGTCGGCCCGAACGTGGTCATGTGGAGAGTTGCGGGTTGCCGTTCGACGAGTGCCCGGGCGGTCACCATCTCGCAGACGTAGAGGCCGGACGTGCTCCCCGCCCGCTCCGTCTCGAGTTCCCGGCACAGCGTGCGAAATGCGACATTGGTGATGCCTGCCATGGGAGCGAGCACCACCGGGCTGCGCAGCTCGAGCGAACCGATACGAAGGGTAGACATTGACGACCTCTGGGAAAGTACTGACAAAAAGCGTGCCCGGCACCGAATCCGGTACCGGGCACAGGATAGCTGTTTCGGCTACGAAGCCTTCTGCTCACGCTTCTTGGCCTCGCGAGCAAGCATGCGGTCGCGCTGCTCCTCGAACTTGGTGGCCTGGCCCTCGAGGTTCTCGAGGAAGGCGCCGAGCGACTCGCGGATTTCTTCGCCACGGGCCGTGAAGTCGGACCGCTCGAAGATGTTCCACTTGCGCAGGACCGGCATGACGACCTCTTCGAGGTGCTGCCGGAGATCGTAGATGCCGTGCTTGGCCATGAGCACGCCGTTGCGGCGGAAGTTCGGCATTCCCGCGCCCGGCATCTGGAAGTTCTGGACGATCATGTTGATGGCCTCGAGTGCCTGGTCGGGCGCGAGATCGAGGGCTGCACCGCACATGTTGCGGTAGAAGATCATGTGCAGGTTCTCGTCGGCCGCGATGCGCTGCAGCATCTTGTCGGCGACGGGGTCTTTGCAGGCTTTACCGGTGTTGCGGTGGCTCACCCGGGTGGCCAGCTCCTGGAAGGTGACATATGCCACCGAGTGGAGGAAGCCGGCATCGACGTCGGCGGGGGAGGCGAAGCCGTTCGTCATGTGCTCCATGCGGAAGCGCTCGAGCTGGACGGGGTCGACGGCGCGGGTCACGACAAGGTAGTCACGCATCACGATGCCGTGACGGTTCTCCTCGGCGGTCCAGCGGCCGACCCACGTGCCCCACGCGCCGTCCTGGGAGAAGTTTTCGGCGATCTCACGGTGATACGAGGGAAGGTTGTCCTCGGTGAGCAGGTTGGTGATCATGGCGGCCTTGGCGACCTCGTCGAGCTGTGACTGCTCCGGATCCCAGTCGATTCCGCCCATCGCAGCGAAGTTGCGGCCTTCGTCCCACGGAACGTAGTCGTGTGGATGCCATTCCTTGGCCATGGAGATGTGGCGGTTGACGTTCTCTTCTGCGACCGGCAGCAGCTCCTGCAGCAGCTCGAGTTGGGTCAGATCCCTCGCCATGTGTTTAGCCTCCATATAGCTCACTGTGACTGTCGTTCAGCCTACGGCACCGTAAGTACGTCGGTAAACGCCTTCGGTGCGCCGGAGACCGTGGAAGTTACCGATCCGTAATCGAATCTCCGGGGTCTGTCGCCGCGACACGGCCGACCGTTACACACAGTGTACTGGGAGACGCCGATGGGCAGTGACCTGCGCGGTTATGCGGGAAAGATCATCACGTCGGCTGGCCGGGCACTGTGGGCGGTCACAGATTGCGGCGTTTGCCGAGGTCGTCGTTACGTGCCCGAGTCCTGGGCCTTGCAGTCGCTGACCGTTTCGTGTCCGATTTCTTCGGTGTGTCGTACCGTGATGTGAATCCCGACACGCCGTGGAGCTTCTCCACGAATAACAGGCTTCTTCACGACGGCAGTGCACGTGGTTGCGCTGGACCCCGGCACGGCCAACAATCGGGTCATGGCAACTGTGCCGACGCAGGGGGACGAACGATGACGGCCGACATCAACGGTTCGACCACACCAGCGAAGCCGGGCTTGCCCGCCTGGGCGAAGAAGGCTATTGCTGTCGCTGCGGTCCTGGTAGTCCTGGTCATCGCCTATTTCATTCTGGCGGCCTACCTTCCGCGGGCGTGGGCGCAGAACGTCGGTGGGCTGGCCGACGGCAGCTT comes from Rhodococcus oxybenzonivorans and encodes:
- the dusB gene encoding tRNA dihydrouridine synthase DusB, which produces MSTLRIGSLELRSPVVLAPMAGITNVAFRTLCRELETERAGSTSGLYVCEMVTARALVERQPATLHMTTFGPTETPRSLQLYTVDPDTTYAAAKMIVDENMADHIDMNFGCPVPKVTRKGGGAALPYKRNLFGRIVAAAVKATEGTDIPVTVKFRVGIDAEHHTHLDAGRIAAAEGAAAVALHARTASQRYSGTADWNEIARLKEHVTDVPVLGNGDIFDAGDAARMMDQTGCDGVVVGRGCLGRPWLFAELSAALNGLPLPTPPTLGEVATIIRRHAELLAAHHGEDKGLRELRKHVSWYLRGFPAGSDLRVAMALVSTLTELDGLLAQLDPSIPFPKDAEGPRGRQGSPGTVALPEGWLDDPEDCLVPAGADMMHSGG
- a CDS encoding LCP family protein, translating into MGDDHSSDAPAPESRAPWERPLADQRYREAQSGRQRRLPPRQPSPEQRPPERPAPSDRRPPIERTDAIRQDSGRIGRRAAGGPTEGLSVADLVKKVAGDEPQRPDDPDKTETIAPVDERHPPPGAVAPPEPTFTPPPSQLATDDAETGWYADAETTATPQVVGNPGLTRLALSKSRRRRRLRAVGRAFVALVAVIALAGTGIVWGYLRSTEGKFDQIAALDTESTDIVDAGGQTGDETYLIVGTDTRAGASGTIGAGTVEDAEGSRADTVMLVNIPADRSRVVAVSFPRDLDVERPVCQGWDNATGTYTEETFPSAEGDKLNATYALGGPKCLVKVIQKMSGLKIGHFVGMDFAGFESMVNEIGGVKICTTQPLEDFVLGTVLPEAGTQVLDGKTALNFVRARHVEAEGNGDYGRINRQQRFLSALLRGALSSQVLLNPGKLNGFINAFTRDTFVENIDTKSLVTLGRSLQNVDAGAVTFLTVPTAGTTDWGNEIPRTDDIKAIFRAIIDDAPLPGEKRAEPIEAAASAPTPTPSAPLSVFAVDPTSVSVQVSNASGESGLAATTADALAAQGFQIYNVGNYTATSAETVVRFSPGHEAEAATLASAFPGAILESTSGLGTVTEVAVGSNFSGTVQAPSAIDTPLDMSGVRVGQPEDVEIPADLAVVNAGDASCD
- a CDS encoding acyl-ACP desaturase, whose protein sequence is MARDLTQLELLQELLPVAEENVNRHISMAKEWHPHDYVPWDEGRNFAAMGGIDWDPEQSQLDEVAKAAMITNLLTEDNLPSYHREIAENFSQDGAWGTWVGRWTAEENRHGIVMRDYLVVTRAVDPVQLERFRMEHMTNGFASPADVDAGFLHSVAYVTFQELATRVSHRNTGKACKDPVADKMLQRIAADENLHMIFYRNMCGAALDLAPDQALEAINMIVQNFQMPGAGMPNFRRNGVLMAKHGIYDLRQHLEEVVMPVLRKWNIFERSDFTARGEEIRESLGAFLENLEGQATKFEEQRDRMLAREAKKREQKAS